TGGAACATCATTCAAGTTCTtgtaaatatgataaatacatgATAGTTCACAAACTTTCTATTTGGTACAATTTAAAAAAAGCGCAGATATATAATAATTATAGATATATAGTCTTATTGACGTAAAGCAACAGCTTTTAGGCATACACATTACTCTCACTAGAGCTTGTTTCTGATTGATAACAGCTTGGCAGCAACGGTGCTAATATCCGGCCTATCTTGTGGGAGTTCAGCGGAGCAAGATAGTGCGATTTCAAGTACAGACACCACAGACTGGAATACTATCTGGCTGTTGCTATTGTCTACGGCCATATCGTGAAGAAGAGCATCGTCAACAATCTTGATATCTTGTTCAGACAGAGCTGCTTTCACATATTCATGTTGACTGGTGCCTTCTCTGAAGATGTCATCAGTAGGCCTTTTACCTGTAAACATTTCCAGAACCAGGATTCCAAAACTATACACATCGCCACATGCTGATACCTCATTTCCCATTCCATATTCTGCAATCAATCCATAAATTTGATGTGTGCATCAGCGTTAACATTACACAACAGCCTCAAAGGCTCTTGCAGATGGCTGGGTAATGGGGGTTTGATTTTACTTCATATTTTATACGGAGTACGTCATATTCAAAGCACAGAATAGCATGTATTTTACTCAATTGCAAATCGGAAAAATACACACACATTCATATAAGACTTAAATTAAATAGTTACCTGGAGGTGCGTAACCAACAGTCCCCCTGACTCCGGTGAAACTGGATTGATTAGCGCTAGAGCTACTGATAACTTCAGAGATCAATTTGGCCAAGCCAAAGTCTCCCACATGCGCAACCATATCATCATCAAGGAGAACATTGCTTGGTTTGAGGTCACAGTGAATTACTGATGGGTCACAATAATGATGAAGGTACTCCAGAGCAAAAGCAACATCTACTGCAATCTTAAGTCTCTGACAAAAACTTAAACTCCCACCTGCATTTTCTTCGTTCCTAACCCCGCTAATTTCCCCTGTTGGATGCAACCAGTCATCCAAACTACCGTTTACCATGTACTCGTATACCAGAGCCTTGAAATCATTGCCTTGATAATCAACGCTTGAACAAACTGTTATAACCTTAATGAGATTCCGATGTCTAATGCTGCGGAGTGCCTTACATTCAGCAATAAAGCTCTTAGAAGCATAATGATTTCCGAGGTTAAATATTTTGATTGCAAGTACTGGCCCGTCTTGATCAATAGCTCCTTTGTATACCGCCCCAAAGCTACCTCTTCCAATTAAGTTAACAGCTGATAACCCATTTGTGGCTTTAAGTATGCTCTGGTAAGATACATTTCGAAACTCTTTCGAGTTCGCTGCAACTTCTGTTTTCATAGTCCTCTTTTTGCTCCAAAACATATATGCCAATATGAATATCACCAGCAAAATAACAGCAGCAAACCCACAGAGAATTTCAAGGAGAAGTCTTTTTCTGTGGCTTCGCCTTTTTATCTGAGTCTGATCGAAACTGCAGTTGTGCAGCTTTAACTGAGGTATGCCTCCACACAGTCTACTATTTCCAAACAAAGAAACACCAGTTGCATTGTCAAAGACACCACCAGAGGGAACTTCGCCTTCCAGATTATTGTAAGAAAGATCGAGCATTGTCAATGGAAGCTTCGCCAGAAAATGCGGGATTGTGCCTGATAAATTGTTCCGTGATAACTCCAATGCCCGAAGACCGGTCAATGTCTCCAGTGCACTAGGAATCGTGCCTTGAAAGAAGTTTCCATGCATGTATAGGTTCTGTAACGCTATACAAGAACCAAGAGTGCTCGGTATAACACCTGATAGCATGTTGATAGATACGTCAAGGCTCTCAAGATTATTCAGTCGACCAATTTCTTCAGGGAGGGATCCAGTCAGATGGTTGTTATATACATCAAGTACAATAAAGTTGGAAAGACCAGTAAGCTGAGACGGAATATCACCACTAAGATTGTTTACCGAGAGATCCAATACTATAAGGGATCCACAATTTGCTAGAGCTACAGGAATGTTGCCTTCCAGATAGTTTTCAGTTATTTGAGCAGTTGTCAACATGGTTAAGTTACCAAATGAGGATGGTATCTTGCCTGACAAATGGTTGCTACTTAAATCTAATTCAACTAACTTCTGAAGTTTCCCTATTTCCTGAGGAATGACACCAGACAGTAGGTTCCTATAAGTGCTAAAGGCCTGTAGATTCACTAGGTTTGCAAAGCATTCCGGAATCTGTCCACTAATATTATTGAGCCCAAAATCTAAAATTGAAACCCTTGTAAAGTTGCATATGGTTCTAGGAAAATCTCCTCCGAAATTATTTTTACTTATCACAAATGTCTGTAACACAGTGGCGTTGGCCAAGGAAGAAACAAAGTTCATATCAGCAGCTTGGCCCATCCCAAGGAGGTTATCGCCGATGTTCAGGTGCTTAATCTTGTCCAACTTGTGCAAAGAAGGAACCTCTCCTTGAAAACCATTTGAAGGCAATTGTAGAACTTCTAAATGTGAGGAGTTTGAAATTGAAGGAGGAATGAGTCCAGTGAGTTGGTTAGACGAAAGAGAGAAGAATTGGAGGTTTGGAAGTGTATTGCCCAAGTCTGATGGAAGGTGACCCTCCAATTCATTCTCCCCTAGATTTAGAGTTACCAAGGATGAGCAATTGAATATCGATGGTGGGACTGTTCCCGACAACCTGTTAGTACCTACTGCAAGAACAGTCAGATTTTGAAGTTTGCCTAGGCTATCAGGGATTCTTCCGACCAAGCTGTTTTCAGCCAAGTATAGTAACAACAAGACAGACATGTTCCCCAAAGATGCAGGGATGTTCCCTACCAAGTTGTTTTTCGACAAATTTATACTCTGTAAATGTGACAAAAAACTAAGCTCATGCGGAATTACTCCTCCCAACATATTATTCATTACATTTAACTCAACAAGGCTAGAACAACGCGATATGTTCAAGGGAATTTCCCCTCCAAACGAATTATTACCAAGCAAGAGATGCTGCAATCTATGAAGATGACCGATTTCAGGAGGGATGGTGCCACTAAATTTGTTAAGTTGTAGATTCAATACTCTAAGAAAGCTTAGATTACCAATATAAGGCGACACAGAGCCTGAGAGCTGTGACGACCACAAATTCAACTCCAATACTCTCTGGTGCATACGCCCACAAGTTACTCCATACCAGTTGCAGAAGTGTAGGGTGTCATTCCATGAACTCATAGCACCAAGAGGATCGTTTATTTTGGCTCTGAATTTGAGCAAGGCCAGCCTATCTGTCTCGTTATTCACGGCTATGGCGGAATAGACAAGGCACGACAAGGCGACACTAAAAAGGATTGAATGAAACATTGCGTATAAGGAACGAGGTTCCTAAACAAGAGCAGAAGATGTGTCCGAAACTATACTGCTAGGCAAATATTTGTGTGTCAAGTTAGTAGAAGCATTTCTTAGGATTGTAGGAATATAGAAAATTATGTTCTGTAATAAATAAACCTTCTATAACATCAAATTCATGACTTAAGTGCTGCCAAATCTCCAAGCGAATAGTCAGAAGTTGGCATTCAAAGTTGCCTGCTAAGAATCTGGATTGATTGGGCCACTCTTATCAATTTATCACTAAAAGTTAAATTAAGAAAGAAAGATAATTACTCACAACCCCACCTAATACTAGCTTCACTAAATTCTTTTGCCACTTACTACGTCCCCAAAAGATAACGACATTCCTTTCTAGGAAAAGTCCTAAGGTGCACGCAGTGTAGGTCAAGTCTTTGAACAAGTCTCAGGAACTTGATGTAAATTCAGCAGCCTCCTTTTCTCTTCTTCACTCAGGTTCTCCTCTAATGACTCTCGAAAGGTGGATGGAGATACTGCAGTTCTGGCATAACCATTTTCCGAGTCAGAAGTATTTGCTGCCTTCAAAAGAGAAATTAGTGAAGGAACATCAAACACCTCCTTCCCTTTGCCATCATTTCTTTCGTCCTCAGAGTGTACATCCACCTCACTGTCAAACATCTTATACTCATCCGAATCCTGTCCCTCTTgcctagggatggcaatgggtagggtctaaaatttgaggacccatacccggaccctatgggtaagggttgGGTCTGGGTCTATccgcgggtccgagtttcagcTACTTTAATAGCAGATTAATAGCttgggtctataatattaaaaaaaaaaatcatactactttaacatctataatataaatattattaaaagggtaaacctTAAAGGCCACGTATACAATGCCACCGCGCATTACTAAATGCCACCTTGCATTACCAAAATTCCACATCACCAATCCTCCATCTAGTATGACGTGTTTAATTAAGAGGTTAATTCATATTCGTATAATGATCTATTTAAAACGATACACAAATtaaaaatatttacataaaaaataaattagcatagaaaacattaaattttggcctttttaatttctagataaattaaaaaacaattaaaaatcaaaattcatactaaatttcAAATTTCTACGTTTATTCTTAGGATATATTaagtaacaaataaatatcacataattctaattttacgccgtttatgaaataataaagaatttgtaaatattaaggacaaatagtaacatacttaacattaaacattgacattttaatttgggttatgctcattcatggacatgaCTTACTCAATCATGGACATA
The Silene latifolia isolate original U9 population chromosome 11, ASM4854445v1, whole genome shotgun sequence genome window above contains:
- the LOC141611260 gene encoding uncharacterized protein LOC141611260 → MFHSILFSVALSCLVYSAIAVNNETDRLALLKFRAKINDPLGAMSSWNDTLHFCNWYGVTCGRMHQRVLELNLWSSQLSGSVSPYIGNLSFLRVLNLQLNKFSGTIPPEIGHLHRLQHLLLGNNSFGGEIPLNISRCSSLVELNVMNNMLGGVIPHELSFLSHLQSINLSKNNLVGNIPASLGNMSVLLLLYLAENSLVGRIPDSLGKLQNLTVLAVGTNRLSGTVPPSIFNCSSLVTLNLGENELEGHLPSDLGNTLPNLQFFSLSSNQLTGLIPPSISNSSHLEVLQLPSNGFQGEVPSLHKLDKIKHLNIGDNLLGMGQAADMNFVSSLANATVLQTFVISKNNFGGDFPRTICNFTRVSILDFGLNNISGQIPECFANLVNLQAFSTYRNLLSGVIPQEIGKLQKLVELDLSSNHLSGKIPSSFGNLTMLTTAQITENYLEGNIPVALANCGSLIVLDLSVNNLSGDIPSQLTGLSNFIVLDVYNNHLTGSLPEEIGRLNNLESLDVSINMLSGVIPSTLGSCIALQNLYMHGNFFQGTIPSALETLTGLRALELSRNNLSGTIPHFLAKLPLTMLDLSYNNLEGEVPSGGVFDNATGVSLFGNSRLCGGIPQLKLHNCSFDQTQIKRRSHRKRLLLEILCGFAAVILLVIFILAYMFWSKKRTMKTEVAANSKEFRNVSYQSILKATNGLSAVNLIGRGSFGAVYKGAIDQDGPVLAIKIFNLGNHYASKSFIAECKALRSIRHRNLIKVITVCSSVDYQGNDFKALVYEYMVNGSLDDWLHPTGEISGVRNEENAGGSLSFCQRLKIAVDVAFALEYLHHYCDPSVIHCDLKPSNVLLDDDMVAHVGDFGLAKLISEVISSSSANQSSFTGVRGTVGYAPPEYGMGNEVSACGDVYSFGILVLEMFTGKRPTDDIFREGTSQHEYVKAALSEQDIKIVDDALLHDMAVDNSNSQIVFQSVVSVLEIALSCSAELPQDRPDISTVAAKLLSIRNKL